atcaacattgcatattttcttaattcaagtatagaatttaagtgtcatgcatcatctcccttaaaagcaaaatctaaatctcatgaaaagactagaatacatacaagctatgctagagacaaataaaccttcaaagtattgctagcatgcacaagaaaataccatatgtataaacaaagctctcttatatcaattttttttctcattgtcatattattgcttgataaaaccatgaggtacaaactccccctcaaaacatgccaaaaggatgaattatgcccaattcaccacgaagaaaagcaaagcgattagaatccaaaggtttagtgaaaatatcagcaatttgcaactttgtgtccaaaaactgcaattcaacatctcccttctcaacatgatccctcaaaaaatgaaagcgaatatcaatgtgctttgtgcgtgagtgttgaacaggattcttagcaatattgatagcactagtattatcacaaaagagaggtactttctcaaaagtaagatcataatctttcaaagtagataaaagccaaagaatctgtgaacaacaactagcagcagcaacatattcagattcagcagttgattgagcaacactagattgtttcctagaagaccatgcaatcaatgatgtaccaagaaaatgacatgttccactggtacttttcctatcaattctacaaccaccAAAATCAGCATCAAAATATCCActcaagcatatagaagatgaagtagaataccaaattccaaactcaagtgtatgattcaaatacctcattattcgcttgaccgtTTGACGATGTGAaccacgaggagaagcttgaaagcgtgcacacaaacacacagcaaattgtatgtctggcctagaagcagttagatacaacaaagatccaatcatacttctatattccttttgatcaatagcttcaccatcttcatcaggatccaacacagctgtagaaccaattggtgttgaaattggcttgcaattttCCATCTTGAAtcgtctcaaaagatccttcgtatacttcgtttgatgcacaaaagtaccttgaggtgtttacttaatttgcaatcccaaaaagtatgataactcacccatcatgctcatctcaaattccctgcgcatagtctcagcaaaatctacaaccaaagcgtcagtcgaacaaccaaagatgatattatccacataaatctgaacaaaaagttgattatcaccatgcttaagaacaaaaagcgttttgtcaacctttcccattgtaaaacctttcgaaagcaaaaagttcttaagcctatcataccatgccctaggagcttgtttcaagcCATACAAAGATTTAgataatttaaaaacatggttgggaaaatcaggattttcaaaacctggtggttgtttgacataaacttcctcctgtataaaaccatttagaaaaacatttttcacatccatttgatacaatttaaaaccttttgaagcagcaaaagccaacaaaagtctaattgcctcaattctagcaacaggagcaaaagtttcatcaaaatccaaaccctcaacttgagtaaaaccttgagcaacaagtctagctttatttctcacaatcaaaccatcctcattttgtttatttttgaaaacccacttggttccaataatattatgtccagaaggtggttcaactaaagtccaaactttgtttctctcaaaattttcaagttcttcatgcatggcgttaatccacgattcatcagttaatatATGTGatacatctttgggttcaaaagaagcaacaaatgcagaatttgcacaaacatcgtgagtcgttaccttagaccttgaagtccgctcacctatattaccaataatttgttccggcggatgttgtcgttgaatgtgcaaaggagcagcgacttttgaagttgatccacgttctgtagcagtactggtcgaagtagTAATTTCTGGAGAACCATCTCGAACAGCATCAACAGAACCCTCAGCCGAcgaccctggccggtctgaccgcacgtcctgtgccggtctgaccggaggtgtgccggcggtctgaccggcctggcgcccggtctgaccggccgagccgacctcgtcgtcgtcgttgtcgtcgctctcATCTTCAAAAATATGACCATTCTCCCCCTTAACCTGTGAagtgtacctgcaatatcgggtctagtacctagactagcctcatcaaaagaaacttcgcaagtctcaacgattttattagtctccaaaataaatacacgatagccacgagtgtgtgcggggtaaccaagaaacaatccatcggtagaacgtgcttcaaacttatccaaatttccagatttcaagacaaagcacttgcaaccaaaaacacgcaaatgtgaaactttgggttgatgtccaaatcgaagttcataagaagtttttccaagtttagatctcaagaaaacccgattggaaatataacaagcagtgttaattgcctcagcccaaaattttctaggagttttatattcatccaacatcgttctagccatctcaaccaaaacacgatttttcctttcaacaacaccgttttgttgaggaacacgaggacaagaaaattcatgttcaagacctctttcgttgcaaaattgttcgaatgaagcatttttaaattcacgaccattatcacttcgaattcttttcaaagaaccaggaaattcaacctccaatcgaagaaacaaaccacaaaagtgttgaaaagcttcatccttagttgccataaagaaaacccaagaatatcgagaaaaatcgacaacaataaccaacacataccactttcctccaacagattgcactctagctggaccaacaatgtccatatgtaatagctgtcccggtgcatccgtcatcacagaaacaataggagtatatgaagaagcaaccatcttagcataacgacacggtgtacaaaccaaatcaagatatttcttaagtttaggcagaccacgaacaagatccaaaccacttaacctagtgagatgatcaaaaccaacatgtccaagtctacgatgccaaaacatcacatctttatcaaacttagcaaccaaacatgttatcacaggtgaaacaggattttcaaaatcagctttaaacactcttccataacGAAAAATATTCAACaaagaatcaccacaagaatcaaaaactttacttccagttttttcttaaagtgaacctcaaaattttcatcaacaatttgtgaaactgaaagcaaattgtactttaagtcctcaaccaaagctacattcttcaattcaaaattttcatttaccttaaccaaacctgtagcgagaacggcacttgtagaagcatcaccaaagataatcgattcagtcttggatgcctttttgagagaggagaaccaatttttatcaccggtcatgtgccgcgaacaaccggaatccacgatccacatgttctccttccttgccaccaaagcctacacataagcagaagtcgaagcctcagtactagggttagatgataataaaaatttaggaatccagtactgagacacacgaccagaagatccaataggcatatatccacgtgcaaaatcaattttagaattttcagaaaaattcctccgaggccggtctgaccgaggtacagtggccggtctgactaGTGCCCGGTCTGACTGACGCTCAGTAGCCAGtctgaccgcgggacccactgcgATCTaaccggtttcctcgagggaaaacccgatttttgcaactttgagctaatctgaaacaaaaccaacaatatgtccatctttgccacaaaaagaacaagtatatttttcacgatgattagacACATTAGTAGCATTAGAAGACTTAGCAACACAAGCATCAACAGGagattttgcatgcacaacattggattttgaagaagatgcactcACAATAGACATGATACCACCaacagatttaaacacagttttgttagtatcaggtttaaccaaaatctcaccacttctagcaccaacagGAGGATatctagaattatgagcataaggattaaaacctaaaccacgattgtttgtgctaacctttgattgatccaaaatcatgttgaggttctttttaccatcagaaaatcttagtaaagaatttttcaaataagaaatctctttttccaagttagcacaattttcacaatctaccataacacctttgcttttagacatttggggcaagaaagcactttattgtttttcacaacatcttccatgtactcaacacgacctaaagcatcttttagtttcatcttattcaaattacatgttgagcaatccaaaacaccatgagattgttttaactttttagcagaaatcatgttaaacatcaaattagcatgaaaagcaatttaatatttttgcaacaactttttagttaaaaacaactcatccaaagtgtgtgtgtgcaaagcaaaactaaGAGCAAGAgaagatttatttttcaaatcatgtgcagcattaacatctctaatttttgaaatctcattcattaaaacctcacaacttgagcaatcatcatctttaggaataagagattttaatctagcaatttcagaattaagagattcaatgataaattcatGTTTTCTATACATTTTCTCACACTTCATAtttttttgcactcaaaatattaatagcttcttCAAAAGCACTTACCTCATGATCTTCATACTCTATATCcgattcaccacgcgccatgaagcaaataccggagatgttctttcccttatcttCATCTCCACTCTCACCATCTACATTGCTTGATGGCTCAAATGCAGCGTAGACTTGATCAAAAGCCTTCCTAAGATTCTCCTTGAACTTCCTCCCTTAGGATGTACCCTTcgacttgttgttgttggtcttctcaccatctttgtcttctcttttgcctctcccaagcttaggacaatgcgaacgaagatgatcaattgaaccacattcaaagcaacgatttggaccacctcttttcctgttcctagcattattcatagctcgagcaattttaatagcaaccaaagccaaatcctcctcctcgatctgttcgagttgatcatcggatgtggcattaaaaacagcaagaagagaaggcttagatgaagaagcatcaacatccaaagaagaagaagaagaaaccaaagcactcgacttagaatcaactttacgagaaagaacgttcatctcatgtgtattcaattttgtgtaaagcgaatccaaagtcaaagtagacatgttaaccgactcctgaatagatgtaactttcatctcccaaatagacatgtcaagaccattcaaaaagtgacaagaaatctcagattgtggataattagcatcataagaagaataaccagatctaagatcactcaaaattgtattaaacctagaaagatagtcatccaaagcttctccaggtttcatctcaaatttaatgtactcctttttgaaaatatcacgacgaagttctttaatgttatttgttcctCGATGAAAGTTACTCAAAGcattccaaatctcatgagcagtttgaaaatgcgcaacacgatcataatctgaacgagaaatcccactcaaaagaatattgtgagctctgcaattttgttcaaattcagtttTTACAGCAGTAGTATTAAtaacttcaggaatcacataagggtgagaaacttttcttcaaatatcataatcttcagccataatgtaagattgcgtCCTACTACACCAgtgagaaaaatccgttccatcgaaaacatgaggcttagttgaaaacctaacaggagtagccatggcaaaaactctagatcgataaaaatccaaagaagaaaacaaggctctgataccacttgtaggatcgaatcacaataactaagccaaccagagctggggtgaatggttgatatacccaaaaaccgaaaacttttagtggaaataaaagttaccctcgaattcgacggAAGTCGGTTTGACCGCGATTGATCTTCCGATCTGACCGCTCGGATActgccggtctaaccggtgtagatcaaccggtctgaccgccgaagtcgcctgccgcgcctgatGCCACCGCCTGTCTGACCACCTcgctcccgccggtctgaccgctgccttgccgccggtctgaccgccggtgagtcGCTGGTTAGACGACCGAAAcctggtgaaacacaaatcgaagaactcttaaagtagatgacgactttattgcttctctatgtgtttacaaagtgcaccaacagcactccttacaaaaatctcgactacactcgaaaccctaactcaaaactcaactcaattgctcttaaaagcgataccggaaagtctcacgctccccctctatttatacccgaggtaggcagtaTCGGCCGATCAAACCGCGGGCTGGCCGATCTGACCACGCGCAtacagccggtctgaccggcaacacctgcccggtctgaccggtcacggtctgaccggtcacatgaaataacaGCAGTATCCTGTagattcacctgtgaaatccaatcatctccaaaaccacttcgtgaataaattccaaataacaaaaccaataatctccaatgccaattgttcatcacagaataataatcaaaaacacctttgattttacacacttaattattacaaaggAGACGATATCGCTTATTATTTTAGATCAACATCTCCAACATTTATATCGTCAATTTTGTAGACGGTCCCACAACCatatgtgaaaatcgattttcatggcTGTTCCTCTAAGAGatccatatgcaaatatgattatcattttctatTCCCAAGACCTTTTACTAGATGTATAACTTATTACTTaccattgtataaattggagatgttatttattttatttcacatctTTGAAACTTGTAATGTTTGTTTTATACTTTAAATGCTTTCAAATATAAATGctataaactacaaagtggtagatcccattgagctctacaactttgatatagaacacatctccatcagatgtcgtttgaattgtacatctgagattttgtaaaaattaatatggtatattataatgaatatttagacccttaaatgaccccaaataataaaatagtcaataagaaagttgtagatctcatcgagcctacaatgttgatataaagtttgtcttcatctgattccgtatgaaaaagttatgtatatatacgtgtttttttaaaatttgctcaatgtctgcggatataaaaaaaaattccggatagtttccgaccgctttccgattccgacggatactacccttactgtattcgttttcgtttccgagaaaaaaaatccaaattcgtttccgaatccgaGAATTTCAGGATAGTTCCGACCAAAACTATCCGAAACCAAAAACTGATCcggacggacggaaactatccgaaccAGTTTCAACCCTAAGCACAGGTTGTGGTCTTGTGGAGTGGAGGCAGATATTAGTCCTAAATTTCCTAAGGGCAAAAAGGTCAATCAATATTTTGGAaaatatttatttcttttttctctatttttttattgcaaaaaACTCTTCTCCACTCCCTtccgtaaaaaaaataaggCTAAACGCCTCATTCAGTTAAAAAAGCGAGGGCAAAAAcgaaaacctaaaaaaataaaggtaCAATTAAAATTAGGTATGAAAGTAGGGGCATAAACAAAATTGTCCCTAAAAGAAATGAAGAAACATGACAACCAAGTACTTCCAAtctgttcttaaaaaaaaaaaagtacttccAATCTTTGTTTTAGTTCTCTACGcatttatttctctttttttttcagaaatttgactgatttattttttggcttttgatatttttattactTCTTTGTTTCTTAATTTGTAAGTACTACTTTTATTTCCTAGGCTTTGACACAGTTACtcgtatttatggctaattattttttcattggTAGGCGAAATATCTATCGACAGCGAGCCGTCTGTGTGGATTCCGTCAATCTTAAGATATATCGGCATATGTTTGTAGGGATAGAGCGTGTGTACGTTTAGGAGGATTAGTATTCGTGCATTATGAGTGCAAGCATTTGTACggtgttttaaaaaatattatttcttCTGTTTTATCAATTTGGTAGTATGAAAAGTATCTGATTTCTTTCAAAGAGAACACATCAAATGAAACAACACAGTTGTTTCTGCGGTACACATGCACAGTAGATACGCTCGTCCATTTCACATGGCCGTGTTATTTTCGTATTATTCATCCCATTATTACCGTAGAATATCTCAAATAGCTTTATTGGATTGCATTATTCGGACCACTTGTTGTGAGCTATTCCCTCCATATTCGGCCAAACTATTAAAGCTTTCATCACCGATAGCTctcaatatatttatattttttttacattttctaTGTAAGGTAGTCCTTTTTTATACTAATAATATCATGTATTTTTAATGCTTACAAGTTAATTTATAGAATAGAAGTTTTGGAACTAAAACAATATAAAGTTGAAATTGTCAAGTATTATAAAGTGGAGGACGGAAGAACAGGCTGCAGCTGTAGCCAAGGCCCAAATCCAAAAGCCGTTCTGGCCTTAGTTTGGACACCATGTAAATATTGACGACAATAAAGTGCAGACTAATCAGTGAAAACAATACTCCATctgttcaatttttttacaaagaattcacaaaataattcaataacCAAACTTGATAAGTGTTGATTAATGGTGAGTCACATTATTGTACATATGTAGAGATCTTTTGTGatccttagagcaagtttaatagtatagctaactattagctccaaatcatctatagccaatgtaatagccaattcatacaatagttacttactataaTATTAGTAcctggtcctacctgtcatacacacattacggtttggagtccgtgctacatctgtagcccgctacttttctctctcttcctttatatgtttatagctgacttatagtaTGCTATTCTACCTGCTCTTACAGAGTTGCCAACAGTAATAACTTTAAATTAAGTTGCCCAAAATTACTCACGGATCCTGTGCTGGATAGACATGTATAAACTCAAACTGGAGGGGAAATGGTAACAATTTGTAGGTAGCTCTCTTGTTCAAAAGAATCCTCCCTGCAGGTTGTTCCAATAAAAAGTTCATaaaatgaaattattattacataataaaaataaagagaaaatgtTCAGCGATTTATTTATGTTTCTTCCCTCCAAATAATGCCACTTTTATGATACCATGAAAAAACATAGCTGGTTTCTAATATCCTCGAATCAGTAAATGGTAACACCGGTGGTGTGCTCAGTAATAATAAATTCATGTTTTGAACTTAATCAGGAAGATATTTTACTATTAAAGATGAGTATACATGTTTCTCAACTGGGAGAAGGGTAAACCAAATTTAAACGTGTTTTACTCGGAAGTGGATTTTTGTTCCTCAAGGGGACATCCCTCGTTTTGTGCATGTCGTTCAAaaagttatcaaatcttttttaaaacaattgtcaagatagatcaatatatgatatatcttttcacaaacatgtaagttaaaatttgacttatacaattcgaaacaaaaataacaaatttgaccgtGAATTACACGTTCACTTCATAGTCAAATttcttatttttgtttctacttgtgttgaatttgaatttgcatgtttgtgaagtgacatatcacatattgatcaatcctactattttttaaaaaaaaatttgatgactttttaagtgacatgtaaaaatgaggggatatccccttaaGGGATCATTTGAGTTTTCCGTTTTACTCTACTTGCTTCAGATGCACAATGGTGTAAAATACTTACTGTATGGCTGAGTAAAAACAATGTTTTGGTGGTATCTCAAGTTCATCAGCACTTCTTTCAAACATCTCCAAAACCTTGCTCATCGTAGGGCGAGAGCTAGGTGATACTTGTATGCACCACAGGCCAATTGAGGCCATTTTTCTTGCAATCTCCTCAGTTTCATGTTCCATGTCAAACGAGTGCAAGCTTCCAACATCTGCCAAACACCTATAAATCCAGTCCGGAAAATACATCTCGCTTGGGTTATCAACGCTTGCTTTCAAGTTCTTCCTTCCCCCGACCATCTCAAGAAGCATCATTCCATAGCTATAGACATCTGACTTAGTTGAAACAACTCCAAATCTTCTTGAAAATACTTCTGGTGCAATAAACCCAATTGTTCCTCGCATACCGGCCATTGAAAGGTAGCTTTCCTTCGGATTGCATAACTTAGCCAAGCCAAAGTCGGcaatttttgggacaaaatcatGGTCAAGTAGGATATTGTGAGGTTTGATGTCAAAGTGTATGATGCGTGTATTACAACCTCGGTGCAAATACTCCAAGCCTCTGGCAATGCCCACTGCTATATCATAAAGTTTGTCCCATCCTAGTGTTGTTTTTGAATTTTCAGCATAAATGAATTTTTCCAATGATCCATTAGGCATGTATTCATAGATAAGAGCTCGTTTGGATCCCTccaaacaaaaaccaacaagtGTAACCACATTAACATGGGAAGTCCTTCTAATGCTGATAACCTCATTTACAAATTCTTCTCCATTccttgtcaaatcatggagaaatTTCACAGCAACAGAGTGGCCATCAGGTGAAGTACCTTTGTATACCATTCCATAGCCACCTTCTCCTAGCTTCTCACTGAAAGATCCCGTCATATCCTTTAGTTGTGAGTACTTGTATCTCTTGGGCGCTAGTGAACCATAGTTATCAAGTAGCTCTTCAATATTTTCCTTAGGATTGGAGTTCTTTCCAATGATCCTCAACTGAAATTTTCCACTCTTACGAATTTTCACAACAATGAAGCAAGATATGACCAAGAGACTGGCTGCAACAGTTGAAACTAGTACAAAGAATGAAGGTGAGTTGTATGCTCAATATTAGTCATTACAATAGGAATGAAAAATCAGCTAGCGAGCGCTAGTtgcatcttaaaaaaaaaagcaatagaGGTTTTTGATGGTCCTATAATCTGCCATGCTATAAGAATCATAGTGCCATGGTTAAACAGAGGATTTTTCCCTCGTTCGGCTCATTGAAATTAACCTACTCATTGTTCTATCATCCTACACTTCATTTTTAGCAAATGTGATATTTTTCCAGTCAATGCTTGTTgtttatcaaaaataaaaaagaatatcaTGCCCTATATTTGTTAAGAAATGGAAAAATTGCTTCCATAAATGTGTTTCTTCATTAGGGACTTTTCTTTCACTGTTTATTAAGGAAGTCCATGgatttctgtattttttttcgtgaaatttgttcttgatttccactttttttttatgcagCCTATAAGGTCGTTACTGTCTTTTGGGGTAAAAATATGATAACTAAACAGTGCTGACTGGACAGTGATGGAAAAACAGATATCAATGTTTGTTGAGTAGTGACAAAATTAATATTTTGGGTTTACTTAAAAGCAGACAACAGGACCGAGATTACATGTAAaaccaaaagaaataaaaaaaaggtaacaCCAGTTATAAATTCAGAAAATAGAACAACATATACCCTATAAAATCAGTATGATTAATTATGGCAACCACCAAGAATAAACCAAAAAATTAACAAGATGTATACTTTATGTTTCTACGTAATACCTGCCAATGCCAACCTCATGCGTAACTTGCTAGGCCTACCATCTGCACAGAAAAGTTGTATAAGTATGAGATTCAATTGAAACAGAACAATGGTAACATTTGCAAAATGTACAAATATGACACTAGGATCTAATTGCAAGATAACGTGCCATTCCGATCCTTAGCAGCAATTGTGTACTCTCCGGATATCTGACTGCTTCACAGATGTGGAACATAAACATTGTCTAAATATGATATTTTACACaacattttctcaaaaaaaaaatgtattattaattttCAAGTCTAATAATCAAAATGTTTGTGTCAAACGTGTTATCTACATAACATGTCAGTTCACACAACGGTTCAGAACAAAATACTATTGATTATTGAATTCATCATTTCAAATATGCACATTCTCATAAAAATCTATAATATTGTTTATATAGTTTTTGTAACAATCACTCTGTTTGGTTATATTATATCAAATTACTGAAATCAAAACTGAACTGCATCAAATCAACTAATTAAAATGACATTATTTTTATAAGTTACATTTTAGTAACCCGGGTAAAGTTTGGCTAATTGAGGggctgtttagttcgcgaaaataaaatttttgggtgtcacattgtacgtttgaccggatgtcgaaaggggatttcggacacgaatgaaaaaactaatttcataacttgcctgcaaaccgcgagacgaatcttttgagcctaattaatccgtcattagcacgtgtgggttactgtagcacttatggctaatcatagactaattaggctaaaaagatTCGACTCGCGATTTCTcccctaactgtgtaattagtttttaaatttatctatatttaatacttaatgcatgtgttcaaatatgcgatgtaatgtttttgggaaaaaggTTTTGGACTAAACATGGCCtgagtttggtttttttttctcactccCAGCACCGCCACTAAGTCAAGGCAAAATCATAGGTAGGGTCAAAGGCAAGGGCAAAAAGGAGACACAGATATGTGATGGATCAGTGTTCCTCCATGTCAGATATGAGGAAGATGGATGGTACTCCCTTCATTCTAAAATAAACTGAAGGATATGATACATGTCCAAATTTATATAGGATGCATTATATCCTATACGAGATtacatgtctagatttatagtgGTAGAAATATCTAAATTCATAGTATTAAAATACATCACATACTTACTATATAAGGTTAGTTTATTTTGGAAATTAGGGAGTACCAATTACAATAAGATGACGGAGAAATAGGTCATGGACAGCGACACAAGATACCGTGCATCACCAGAGCAATGGCtggaaaatatatataaacacacacacaagaTTGCATtccttttttcttcattttttttattacaagcTTTTGCATTCTTACACCACCTCCTCGTGATTACAGTTCTAccaacattaattaattaatttgagaaGCAATCAGCATTAATCAAAGCGAAGGGGTCAGGTTAAAATTATACTCTCTTGAGTTGCCCACTTTCGGTGGTCGGCAACCTTTTACCCGTGCACTAGCTTGAGTGTGAAGCGCACACGTCCGGTACTGTACGAATCCGTATTATATCCATACGACGAAAAACACATCTATCCTCGTACACATATACAGAGGCGGGATTACGATTTTAAAGTATCGTGTTCAAAATATAAAAGGTTAAAGAGGATTTTATAGCTAAAAGCTGACgtgcataatatatatactaATGGTATAACATATTTATAACATATAGTATACGAATACTATACTAATTGCATATagtatatactctctccattctagAATATAACCATTTTTAGAGTTGAAGACCGTTATTAAAAAGATAGATAGAATTAAATAGATGAGAGTTGTGATTGAATGAGAAGTTGAGGTAGGT
This window of the Oryza sativa Japonica Group chromosome 4, ASM3414082v1 genome carries:
- the LOC9271402 gene encoding LEAF RUST 10 DISEASE-RESISTANCEUS RECEPTOR-LIKE PROTEIN KINASE-like 2.4; amino-acid sequence: MDSNLAVLLAIVVAVVCVARTTPPAFAQTVQVWSECSPQNYTAGSAYGTSLRGVLKDVVDAAVSGGGYAVANDAGGAAHGLAICYADAPPEVCRLCLAMAAGNLSLACPRAVGGAMLYNNCLLRYAGGAPFLARPDMAQEFSFYNPNMTSAGDAAQFGAALSRLMDRLALAAASSSSSSRGRRFAFGQTNITGDGGDSLYAFVQCVDDLSPDDCRRCLQSIAASLPMTRGGRAYSLTCYTRFEVVPFYRPPTATNLVVVASTAPAPESALLPTESRDGRPSKLRMRLALAVSTVAASLLVISCFIVVKIRKSGKFQLRIIGKNSNPKENIEELLDNYGSLAPKRYKYSQLKDMTGSFSEKLGEGGYGMVYKGTSPDGHSVAVKFLHDLTRNGEEFVNEVISIRRTSHVNVVTLVGFCLEGSKRALIYEYMPNGSLEKFIYAENSKTTLGWDKLYDIAVGIARGLEYLHRGCNTRIIHFDIKPHNILLDHDFVPKIADFGLAKLCNPKESYLSMAGMRGTIGFIAPEVFSRRFGVVSTKSDVYSYGMMLLEMVGGRKNLKASVDNPSEMYFPDWIYRCLADVGSLHSFDMEHETEEIARKMASIGLWCIQVSPSSRPTMSKVLEMFERSADELEIPPKHCFYSAIQEDSFEQESYLQIVTISPPV